The Knoellia sp. S7-12 region TTCGCCAAGGAGGGCACCATCACCGCCGGCTCGGCCTCGCAGATCTCCGACGGTGCCTGTGCCGTCGTCGTCATGAAGAAGTCCAAGGCGCAGGAGCTGGGCCTGTCCTGGCTCGCCGAGATCGGTGCCCACGGTGTCGTCGCCGGCCCCGACTCGAGCCTGCAGAGCCAGCCCGCCAACGCGATCAAGAAGGCGTGCGAGCGCGCGGGCATCACGCCGGCCGACCTCACTGCCATCGAGATCAACGAGGCCTTCGCCGCAGTCGGCCTGGCCTCGACGAAGGAGCTCGGCGTCGACCCCGAGATCGTCAACCCCAACGGCGGAGCCATCGCCACGGGTCACCCGCTCGGCATGTCGGGCGCCCGTGTCGTCCTCACCCTCGCCCACGAGCTCAAGCGTCGTGGCGGCGGCACCGGTGCGGCCGCCCTCTGTGGTGGTGGCGGTCAGGGCGACGCCCTGCTCATCACCGTGCCCTCGGACAACTGAGCACCCCACCAACTCGTTGAGCGTCTGTTGAACCCAGGGTCCACCGCCATCGCGCAGACACCTCGCAGTGTCGACGTCCCCTCTCTCGTTGAGCAAGCGAGAGAGGGGCGTTCGCGTGCGGTGGCGAGGCTCATCTCGCTGGTCGAGGACGGTCACCCCGCGCTGCCCGAGGTCATGGCAGCGCTCGCGCAGCACACCGGCGGCGCCCACATCATCGGTCTCACGGGATCGCCAGGGGTGGGCAAGTCCACGACCACGGCGGCTCTCATCGCGGCTTTTCGCGCGCAGGGCAAGCGAGTCGCCGTTCTCGCGGTCGACCCGTCGTCGCCCTTCTCCGGTGGCGCGCTGCTCGGTGACCGCATCCGGATGGAGCAGCACGCCACGGATTCGGGTGTCTTCATCCGCTCGGTGGCCTCGCGTGGTCACCTCGGTGGGCTGTCGTTCGCGACCCCCCAGGTCCTGCGCGTCCTCGACGCCGCGGGGTTCGACGTCGTCCTGCTCGAGACCGTGGGAGTGGGGCAGTCCGAGGTCGAGGTCGCGGCCCGTGCTGACACGACCGTCGTCATCGTGGCGCCGGGGATGGGCGACGGCATCCAGGCGGCCAAGGCGGGCATCCTCGAGATCGGCGACATCTTCGTCGTCAACAAGTCCGACCGGGACGGTGCCGACGACACCGTCCGCGATCTGCGGCACATGATCCAGCTCGGCAACCGCGAACGTTCCGTCGACTGGCGGACCCCGGTGGTGAGGACCGTCGCAAGCCGAGGCGACGGCATACCGGATCTTGTCGATTCTCTTGCGGCACACCGGGACTGGCTCACATCGTCCGGTGCGCTCACGGAGCGTCGGCGTCGGCGGGCACAGGCAGAGATCGAAGCCATCGCCCTCGCAACGCTGCGGCGTCGGCTCGGTGGGGACGGGGGTGGACTGGTGTCGGACGAACTTGCCAGCGCGGTCGCCTCCGGCGCAACCGATGTGTATGCCGCAGCGCACCAGGTCGTTGACCGGCTCACCGGGGAGCCCGAGCGCCAGTAGCGTTGCCCGGGTGACACCTCCAGGCACGCGTCCGACCCCTGTCATCCTCGTCCTCGGCGCCGAGTATCGCCAGGCCATGGTCGACGTCCTCTCCCAGCGCTACTCGGTCGACTACGAGATCATCGCCCCCTCGACCATGGAGGAGATCATCGAGGTCCTCACGGATCTCAAGACCGGCAGTCGCCCGGTTGCGCTGGCCGCCTGCGAGTTCTTCGCGGAGGGTGAGAAGGCCACCCACCTGCTCGCCAAGTTCCAGAAGTTCATGCCGAGCGCCCGCCGACTCGTCTATGTCCCGGTCGAACGCTTCCGCGGGTCGGTCGCCGTCATGCGGGAGAGCCTCGCCGAGGGCCGGCTCGACCTCTACCTCATGCTTCCGCAGGGGCCGCGGGACGAGGAGTTCCACACGGCAATCTCCGAGACGCTGTCCGACTGGGCGCAGTCGGTCAACCCGTCCGAGATCGACGGGACCCGGATCATCGCCGACGGTCCCTCGCCCGACCTGAGCCGGATCCGAGACTTCCTCGACCGCATGGGCATGCCCAACACGGTGCATGCCCCGGACAGTCCCGCGGGCATCGAGGTGCTGGCGTTGGCCGGCTCGGGCGCGGAGCTGCCAGTGCTTCACGCGCCAAACGGTGAACAGCCCCTGTCCCGGCCCACGAACGCCGATCTCGGGGCGGCGCTCTATGGACGCCCCACGGACATCGGTGAGGACGCGATCTGCGACCTCGTCATCGTCGGTGCCGGGCCTGCTGGTCTCGGTGCTGCCGTCTATGCGGCGTCCGAGGGGCTCGACACCCTGATCATCGACCAGGGGCCAATCGGCGGACAGGCCGGGACGAGCTCGATGATCCGCAACTATCTCGGCTTCCCGCGGGGGATCTCCGGTATGCGGCTCGCGCAGCGTGCGCGATCACAGGCCGTCCGCTTCGGTGCGCGATTCCTCGCCGGCCAGGAGGTGACTGGCCTGCGGATCGCGGAGGGTCCCGACGGTTGCCACGTCGTCGAGCTCGGCGCCGCCGCCGTGCGTGGTCGCACCGTGCTCATCGCGACGGGGGTCGACTACCGGCGCCTCGGCGTCGAGCGGCTCGAGAGCCTCGTCGGCCGCGGCGTCAACTACGGTGCGGCGGCGAGCACATCACAAGAGGTCAAGCACAAGGACGTCTATGTCGTGGGCGGTGGCAACAGCGCCGGGCAGGCCGCAGTGCACTTGTCCCGCTTCGCCAAGCACGTGACCATCCTCGTGCGTCGGGAGAGGCTCGCCGCGACGATGTCGAACTACCTCATCCGAGAGATCGAGGGGAACCCGCGTATCACCATCCGACCGCGGACCGTCGTGACCGACGGTGGCGGCGAAGGCCACCTCGAGTGGCTCACCCTGCGTGACGTCGACTCCGAAGCAGACGAGCGGGTCGACGCCGCAGGGCTCTACCTGTTGCTCGGCGCGCAGCCGACCTGCCACTGGCTACCGCAGGAGGTGGCGAGGGACGACCGTGGCTTCGTGCTCTCAGGGGCCGACACCCCGTGGCAGTCGTGGCAGGGCGGCCGTCCGCCGGAGCCCTATGCGACGACGGTGCCCGGCATCTATGTGGCTGGTGACATCCGGTGCGGCTCGATGAAGCGGGTTGCCTCCGCGAGCGGTGAGGGCGCCGGCGTGGTGCCGCTCGTCCATACGTTCCTGGCGCCGGACGCGGGCTGAGCCGGACGACATACGGTAGGTCCATGCTTGTTGCCTTCTCCGTCTCCCCGTCCGTCGCCGACGACCAGGGAGGAGTCACCGGTGCTGTCGCCGATGCCGTGCGCATCGTCCGCGAGAGCGGTCTGCCCCATCGCACCGACTCGATGTTCACCACGATCGAGGGTGAATGGGACGAGTGCATGGCCGTCGTGAAGGCCTGCGTCGACGCCGTCGCAGCCCACGGCCCGCGGGTCGGGCTCGTGCTCAAGGCCGACATCCGGCCAGGTCGCACGGGTGAGCTCGAGGGCAAGCTTGAGCGGCTGGAAGCCGCACTCACCGACAGCTGACTCACCGCGCAAAGCGTCGGCGCTCGCGTCAGACTGCTGCGTGCTCGATGCGCTCCTCGGCCGCCAGGCTGGCCCGAGTCGGGATGGCCAGCGATGCCACCCGCCAGGCGCCCCTGGCCGCGCGCCTGAAGGTCTAGGGCGTGGCGAAGAGGGCGGCGAGCTCGGGGTGAGCCCGTCGATAACCCTCGAACAACGACCGCGCCGTCGTCACCGAGTCGACGAGCGGATGCAGCGCGAATGCCTTGACCGCAGCCTGTTCAGAGCCCGTCGTGGCTGCCTCGATGACGAGCCGCTCGACGGCCTTGACCTGCTGCATGAGGCCGAGCATGTGGCCTTCGACCGGCGCCAGGGGTTTCCTGTGCGGACCGTCGTGGTCCACGACGCACGGGATCTCGACAACGGCATCGTCCGGCATACCCGGCACGGCTCCGCCACCGCGGATGTTGAGGATCATCGACGAGGTCTCACCACGGCCGATCGCGGCCATGATCGCGAGCGCGACGCCTTCGTAGCCGCCACCTGCGACGTCGGCTTCGTCGCGCTCCTCGTCCTCGGCGCGGGCCTCACGCATGTAGGTCGCGTCGCGCTCCTCGCGCACTCTGTTCCACTCGGCGGATGCAATCTCGGGGTGGCTCGCGACCGTGGCATAGAAGGCGTCCTGCTGGTCGCGGAGGAACTCTCCACGCGTCTGTGGTGCGGACAGGATCGAGGCCTGGGCCTCACGACCGAAGTAGTAGTAGTAGAGGTACTCATTGGGAATGGCGCCCAGGGCCCGGATCCAGTCGGCACCGAAGAGCCGTCCCTCCTCGAGGGTCTGGAGTGCGATCGGATCCGAGACGAGTCGGGGGAGGTGGTCCGTGCCGTCGACCCGCAGGCCCCGCAGCCACCCGAGGTGGTTGAGGCCGACGTAGTCGATCTCGGTCGCGGTCGGATCAAGACCAAGCGCACCAATTGCCCTACGGGCCAAGGCAATTGGTGAGTCGCAGATACCGATGACGCGGTCGCCGAGCACGGACTGCATCGCCTCGGTCACGATGCCCGCCGGGTTGGTGAAGTTGATGAACCACGCGTCGGGCGCCACCTCGCGCGCGCGTCGGGCGATGTCGACGGCCACCGGAACAGTGCGCAGGGCATAGGCGAGGCCGCCGGGACCGGTCGTCTCCTGGCCCAGGACGCCGAGATCGAGGGCGACCCGCTCATCGAGCGTGCGACCAGCCAGGCCTCCGACCCGGATCGCGGAGAAGACGAAGTCGGCGCCTCGCAGGGCCTCGTCGAGGTCGGTGGTGGCGCTGACCCGGGGCGCGTGCCTGTGGTTGGCGCCAGCCTGGGTGAGCACCTGGGTCATCGCGCCAAGACGCTGTTCGTCGAGATCGTGCAGGACGACGTCGGTGACCCGGCCCTCGGACTCGTCACGCAGCAGCGCGCCGTGGACGAGGGGGACTCGGAAGCCTCCGCCACCGAGAATCGTCAGCTTCATGGGTATCGACAGTCGTTCGACTCCATCACAATCGCCAACGTAGCAACCGGTGCCAATGTCCTTGCAGTGTGGGAGGAGGCAGGACACGATGGCGAGGTGACGGTGGACCACGTCTTTGACCCGCTCGCGTCGCTGCGCCGTGACGACGACCCGGTGGTCGACGTCTTTGTGCAGGGCACGGTCTTCCTCGACATCATCTTCACCGGGCTCGCGGCGATGCCCAAGAGCGGCACCGAGGTCTGGGCCGAGGGGATGGGTTCGTGTCCCGGCGGGATCGCCAACCTTGCCGTCGCCGCGTCCCGACTCGGGCTCAAGACCTCGTTGGGCGCGGCGTTCGGGGACGACGACTACGGCGAGTTCTGCTGGAGATCCTTGGCCGAGCAGGAACGCATCGATCTGTCACGGTCGCAGCGATACCCGCACTGGCACACACCGGTCACCGTCTCGGTGTCTGTCGGGGGAGACCGCCGCATGATCACGCACGGGCACGACGCGCCGCAGTCGGCGACCGAGATGATCGGGACGGCGCCACGGGCACGCTCGGTCCTCCTCGACCTCGACGCCGATCGGCCATTGGGCCAGGGCCACCCCGAGCGACAGTGGGTCGAGCAGGCTGCCGCCGACGGTGCGCTGCTGTTCGCCGACGTGGGATGGGACCCCACGGGGCGGTGGTCCGCCGGGGTCCTCGATCAACTGAAGTACTGCCACGCCTTCATGCCCAACTCCACCGAGGCCATGGCCTACACGCGGACGGACTCGGCACACGACGCGCTCTATGCGCTCGCCGACCTCGTGCCGCTCGCCGTCGTCACCAACGGTCGCGACGGTGCCCTCGCCATCGACTCGGTGACCGGTGAAGAGGCCTCGGTCCCCGCGCTGCGCGTCGATGCGATCGACCCGACCGGTGCCGGCGACGTCTTCGACGCCGGAATGCTCGTCGGCAGCCTCGCCGGGTGGCCGCTCCTGGACCGGATGAACTTCGCCACCTTGTGCTCCAGTCTCGCCGTGCAGGAGTTCGGTGGGTCGCTCGCGGCACCGGGCTGGGGAGACCTCGCCGACTGGTGGCAGCGCGTGCGCCTCCAGCCGACCTCGAACGCAGCCGCACGCTCGGTGCGGCGGCGCTTTGCCTTCCTCGACGACCTCGTCGCCGAGGTCCCGCCGGGAGCGGTGCGCCGCGCCGCCGCAACCATTGCCAAGCTGTCCGACGCGCAGGCTCCCGCCGCCTCAGGCCCTTCCGAACT contains the following coding sequences:
- a CDS encoding 6-phospho-beta-glucosidase, encoding MKLTILGGGGFRVPLVHGALLRDESEGRVTDVVLHDLDEQRLGAMTQVLTQAGANHRHAPRVSATTDLDEALRGADFVFSAIRVGGLAGRTLDERVALDLGVLGQETTGPGGLAYALRTVPVAVDIARRAREVAPDAWFINFTNPAGIVTEAMQSVLGDRVIGICDSPIALARRAIGALGLDPTATEIDYVGLNHLGWLRGLRVDGTDHLPRLVSDPIALQTLEEGRLFGADWIRALGAIPNEYLYYYYFGREAQASILSAPQTRGEFLRDQQDAFYATVASHPEIASAEWNRVREERDATYMREARAEDEERDEADVAGGGYEGVALAIMAAIGRGETSSMILNIRGGGAVPGMPDDAVVEIPCVVDHDGPHRKPLAPVEGHMLGLMQQVKAVERLVIEAATTGSEQAAVKAFALHPLVDSVTTARSLFEGYRRAHPELAALFATP
- the meaB gene encoding methylmalonyl Co-A mutase-associated GTPase MeaB yields the protein MAQTPRSVDVPSLVEQAREGRSRAVARLISLVEDGHPALPEVMAALAQHTGGAHIIGLTGSPGVGKSTTTAALIAAFRAQGKRVAVLAVDPSSPFSGGALLGDRIRMEQHATDSGVFIRSVASRGHLGGLSFATPQVLRVLDAAGFDVVLLETVGVGQSEVEVAARADTTVVIVAPGMGDGIQAAKAGILEIGDIFVVNKSDRDGADDTVRDLRHMIQLGNRERSVDWRTPVVRTVASRGDGIPDLVDSLAAHRDWLTSSGALTERRRRRAQAEIEAIALATLRRRLGGDGGGLVSDELASAVASGATDVYAAAHQVVDRLTGEPERQ
- a CDS encoding FAD-dependent oxidoreductase — encoded protein: MTPPGTRPTPVILVLGAEYRQAMVDVLSQRYSVDYEIIAPSTMEEIIEVLTDLKTGSRPVALAACEFFAEGEKATHLLAKFQKFMPSARRLVYVPVERFRGSVAVMRESLAEGRLDLYLMLPQGPRDEEFHTAISETLSDWAQSVNPSEIDGTRIIADGPSPDLSRIRDFLDRMGMPNTVHAPDSPAGIEVLALAGSGAELPVLHAPNGEQPLSRPTNADLGAALYGRPTDIGEDAICDLVIVGAGPAGLGAAVYAASEGLDTLIIDQGPIGGQAGTSSMIRNYLGFPRGISGMRLAQRARSQAVRFGARFLAGQEVTGLRIAEGPDGCHVVELGAAAVRGRTVLIATGVDYRRLGVERLESLVGRGVNYGAAASTSQEVKHKDVYVVGGGNSAGQAAVHLSRFAKHVTILVRRERLAATMSNYLIREIEGNPRITIRPRTVVTDGGGEGHLEWLTLRDVDSEADERVDAAGLYLLLGAQPTCHWLPQEVARDDRGFVLSGADTPWQSWQGGRPPEPYATTVPGIYVAGDIRCGSMKRVASASGEGAGVVPLVHTFLAPDAG
- a CDS encoding PfkB family carbohydrate kinase, which gives rise to MTVDHVFDPLASLRRDDDPVVDVFVQGTVFLDIIFTGLAAMPKSGTEVWAEGMGSCPGGIANLAVAASRLGLKTSLGAAFGDDDYGEFCWRSLAEQERIDLSRSQRYPHWHTPVTVSVSVGGDRRMITHGHDAPQSATEMIGTAPRARSVLLDLDADRPLGQGHPERQWVEQAAADGALLFADVGWDPTGRWSAGVLDQLKYCHAFMPNSTEAMAYTRTDSAHDALYALADLVPLAVVTNGRDGALAIDSVTGEEASVPALRVDAIDPTGAGDVFDAGMLVGSLAGWPLLDRMNFATLCSSLAVQEFGGSLAAPGWGDLADWWQRVRLQPTSNAAARSVRRRFAFLDDLVAEVPPGAVRRAAATIAKLSDAQAPAASGPSELLTAPTSAPPPATPSAPLTDQTP
- a CDS encoding thiamine-binding protein, with amino-acid sequence MLVAFSVSPSVADDQGGVTGAVADAVRIVRESGLPHRTDSMFTTIEGEWDECMAVVKACVDAVAAHGPRVGLVLKADIRPGRTGELEGKLERLEAALTDS